From the genome of Chionomys nivalis chromosome 19, mChiNiv1.1, whole genome shotgun sequence, one region includes:
- the LOC130862002 gene encoding sperm motility kinase-like: protein MASPQEEDHLKKNYKFLSSLGCGAFGEVILAQHLPTKTQVAIKVLEKEYNDVEYIDSEVAIHKSLHHRNIIQFFHAFNTLRTTYLVMEYLEGKDLVMLINEVGCLTEEEARPIVNQLASAVHFLHQRLIAHRDIKLENILLGEGGKVKLCDFGLATQLVEGQMLEELWGTLPYLAPEILAGTPYDAMAGDMWSLGIVFYVLVTGHLPYVESTPEAMYHLITTTPCRIPYHLSRPCYLILARLLTGYLWFRLTSSRLVERPWLGYIQEHVTPPAKEILPKVVETMCNIGYTCEQVVSSLKDPQSNLKATINILKFKVNSGDSSLQHIIPAVSTSVPVALKRSHSEPALMSRGESTHTHLLHTHTCPEALHYSDNTAPEGDALATETINPATGDTTVTMMSLDNLAHDSSSPDPPLNVNCIGLVNMAFTKEEESREPDVPSDQPQVVPAASGTRPLRGWKLMKKRISRALRALCCCCLPTPPGQTEVT from the coding sequence ATGGCCAGCCCCCAGGAAGAGGACCACCTTAAgaagaattataaatttttatcatCACTAGGTTGTGGTGCATTTGGGGAGGTGATCCTTGCCCAGCACCTTCCCACAAAAACGCAGGTGGCCATCAAGGTGCTGGAAAAAGAGTACAATGATGTGGAATACATCGATTCTGAAGTGGCCATCCATAAGTCCTTACATCACAGGAACATCATCCAGTTCTTCCACGCTTTCAACACGCTGCGGACCACTTATCTGGTCATGGAATATCTGGAAGGGAAAGATCTGGTGATGCTGATCAATGAGGTGGGCTGTCTaacagaggaggaggccaggcctATAGTCAACCAGTTGGCCTCTGCTGTGCACTTCCTGCACCAAAGACTGATCGCGCACCGCGACATCAAATTAGAGAACATCCTGCTGGGTGAAGGTGGCAAAGTCAAACTTTGCGATTTTGGGTTGGCCACTCAGCTCGTAGAGGGCCAGATGCTGGAGGAGCTGTGGGGCACCTTGCCATATTTGGCCCCAGAGATCTTGGCCGGAACACCGTATGACGCTATGGCAGGTGATATGTGGAGCTTAGGGATTGTCTTCTACGTCCTGGTCACCGGACACTTGCCCTATGTAGAATCGACCCCCGAAGCTATGTACCATCTAATCACCACCACCCCGTGCCGCATTCCataccatctttccaggccctgtTATCTCATCCTGGCCAGACTGCTCACCGGTTACCTTTGGTTCCGCCTTACGTCATCTCGGCTTGTGGAACGCCCTTGGCTGGGCTATATTCAGGAACACGTAACACCTCCTGCCAAGGAAATCCTCCCCAAGGTTGTGGAGACCATGTGTAACATCGGGTACACCTGCGAGCAGGTGGTATCGTCTCTaaaagacccacagtcaaacctAAAGGCAACTATTAACATCCTTAAATTCAAAGTGAACTCTGGGGATAGCAGTCTGCAACATATCATCCCTGCAGTCTCTACTAGCGTCCCTGTCGCCCTGAAGAGGAGCCACAGCGAACCAGCTCTGATGTCTAGAggggagagcacacacacacacctgctccacacacacacctgcccggAGGCGCTGCACTATTCAGATAACACAGCCCCAGAAGGAGATGCATTGGCCACTGAAACCATCAACCCAGCTACAGGGGACACCACAGTCACCATGATGTCACTGGATAACCTAGCTCATGACTCCTCCTCCCCTGATCCACCTCTGAATGTCAACTGCATAGGGCTGGTGAACATGGCCTTTACCAAAGAGGAAGAATCCAGAGAGCCAGACGTGCCCAGTGACCAGCCCCAGGTTGTACCTGCAGCCTCTGGAACCAGGCCACTCCGGGGCTGGAAGCTCATGAAAAAACGCATTTCCAGAGCACTGAGAGCACTGTGCTGCTGCTGCCTGCCCACCCCACCAGGGCAAACGGAAGTGACATAG